The Streptococcus sp. S5 genome contains a region encoding:
- a CDS encoding GntR family transcriptional regulator: MAIPKYQHIKDDLKQQIISGKFENGDKFYTEAELIKIYDVSSITVVRALNDLAADGYIVRQQGKGTFVSRARKHKLVEFSDVETFPIQKAKVKVLSIKRGNTLSILDKLGLNPTQFYYKIERTRQTGDDTYIFHQTYIPEQYINPNYPNLEYYSSIYDRFKEDYHIHMNDEHFEEVNEIVFPTPSKVAKVLKIDENFPTVKQVKTTKLEATGQILEYTETYKRGDYYKIKFISCDRDH, encoded by the coding sequence ATGGCAATTCCAAAGTACCAACACATCAAAGATGATTTGAAGCAGCAAATTATCTCAGGAAAATTTGAAAATGGAGATAAATTTTATACGGAAGCTGAACTCATCAAAATTTATGATGTCAGCTCTATCACCGTTGTCCGTGCTTTGAACGACCTCGCCGCCGATGGCTACATTGTCCGTCAGCAAGGAAAAGGAACCTTTGTTTCTCGTGCTCGAAAACACAAACTGGTAGAATTTTCAGATGTTGAAACCTTCCCAATCCAAAAGGCCAAAGTCAAAGTTCTCTCTATTAAACGTGGAAATACCTTGAGCATCCTAGACAAACTAGGCCTCAACCCAACGCAGTTCTACTATAAGATCGAACGGACTCGCCAGACAGGGGATGATACCTATATCTTCCACCAAACCTATATTCCTGAACAATACATCAATCCAAACTATCCAAATTTGGAATACTACAGCTCTATCTATGATCGCTTCAAAGAAGACTATCACATTCATATGAATGATGAGCACTTCGAAGAAGTCAACGAAATCGTCTTTCCTACACCAAGCAAGGTTGCTAAAGTATTGAAGATCGACGAAAATTTCCCAACGGTCAAACAAGTGAAGACGACCAAGCTAGAAGCGACTGGCCAAATCCTTGAATACACGGAAACCTATAAACGCGGTGACTACTACAAGATCAAGTTCATCTCCTGTGACCGCGATCACTAA
- the purB gene encoding adenylosuccinate lyase: MIDRYSRPEMANIWTEENKYRAWLEVEILADEAWAELGEIPKEDVALIREKADFDIDRILEIEQQTRHDVVAFTRAVSETLGEERKWVHYGLTSTDVVDTAYGYLYKQANDIIRKDLENFLNIIADKAKEHKFTIMMGRTHGVHAEPTTFGLKLATWYSEMKRNIERFEHAAAGVEAGKISGAVGNFANIPPFVEQYVCDKLGIRAQEISTQVLPRDLHAEYFAVLASIATSIERMATEIRGLQKSEQREVEEFFAKGQKGSSAMPHKRNPIGSENMTGLARVIRGHMVTAYENVALWHERDISHSSAERIITPDTTILIDYMLNRFGNIVKNLTVFPENMIRNMNSTFGLIFSQRAMLTLIEKGMTREQAYDLVQPKTAQSWDNQVDFKPLLEADPEVTSRLTQEEIDEIFNPTYYTKRVDEIFERIGLGD, from the coding sequence ATGATTGATAGATATAGCCGCCCTGAGATGGCGAACATTTGGACTGAAGAAAATAAATACCGTGCTTGGCTTGAGGTGGAAATCTTGGCTGACGAAGCATGGGCTGAATTGGGAGAAATTCCTAAGGAAGATGTGGCTTTGATTCGTGAAAAAGCGGACTTTGACATCGACCGTATTTTGGAAATCGAGCAGCAAACTCGTCACGATGTGGTGGCCTTCACACGTGCGGTTTCTGAAACGCTTGGTGAAGAGCGTAAGTGGGTTCACTATGGGTTGACTTCTACTGACGTGGTAGATACGGCCTATGGTTACCTCTACAAACAAGCCAACGATATCATCCGCAAGGATCTTGAAAACTTCCTCAACATCATCGCTGACAAAGCGAAAGAGCACAAGTTCACCATCATGATGGGTCGTACCCACGGTGTGCACGCTGAGCCGACAACATTTGGTCTTAAATTAGCAACATGGTACAGCGAAATGAAGCGCAATATCGAGCGTTTCGAGCATGCGGCTGCTGGTGTGGAAGCTGGTAAGATTTCTGGTGCGGTTGGGAACTTTGCCAACATCCCACCATTCGTAGAGCAATATGTCTGCGACAAGCTTGGTATCCGTGCTCAAGAAATCTCTACACAGGTGCTTCCTCGTGACCTTCACGCTGAGTACTTTGCAGTTCTTGCTAGTATCGCGACTTCTATCGAGCGTATGGCGACTGAAATTCGTGGTTTGCAAAAATCAGAACAACGCGAAGTGGAAGAGTTCTTTGCTAAAGGTCAAAAAGGGTCTTCAGCAATGCCTCACAAACGCAATCCTATCGGTTCTGAAAACATGACAGGTCTTGCGCGTGTTATCCGTGGTCACATGGTAACAGCTTATGAAAACGTAGCCCTTTGGCACGAACGTGATATCTCTCACTCGTCAGCTGAGCGTATCATCACGCCAGATACGACCATCTTGATTGACTATATGCTCAACCGTTTTGGCAACATCGTCAAGAACTTGACGGTCTTCCCAGAAAACATGATCCGCAACATGAACTCTACGTTTGGTCTTATCTTTAGCCAACGTGCCATGTTGACCTTGATTGAAAAAGGTATGACGCGTGAGCAAGCTTATGACCTTGTTCAACCGAAGACGGCCCAATCATGGGATAATCAAGTAGACTTCAAACCACTTCTTGAAGCAGATCCAGAGGTAACATCACGTTTGACTCAAGAAGAAATCGATGAAATCTTCAACCCAACTTACTACACCAAACGAGTGGATGAAATCTTCGAACGCATCGGTTTGGGTGACTAA
- a CDS encoding phosphoribosylaminoimidazole carboxylase — translation MIQLIVNAFVEKEKTGAVVEVLYASSDHKKVKAKYEELTAQYPENYLAIYDVPLDTDLNTLDHYPSVWIGKEEFE, via the coding sequence ATGATTCAACTTATCGTCAACGCATTTGTTGAAAAAGAAAAGACGGGAGCAGTCGTCGAAGTCTTGTATGCTAGTAGCGATCACAAAAAAGTGAAAGCTAAGTATGAAGAGCTGACTGCTCAATATCCTGAAAACTATTTAGCTATCTATGATGTCCCACTGGATACGGATTTGAATACACTCGATCACTATCCATCTGTGTGGATCGGGAAAGAAGAATTTGAATAA
- a CDS encoding ketopantoate reductase family protein, with protein MKIAILGLGVIGTTYAYAFQKAGHQVEHVLRDSKKSTAPKELSVDLLDGRYHSKGENKHDTYEVHVAEADSEYDFIFLSVRHGFVKEAVETLRKNNIKGTLVFFCNFWDTRKEVQEWAGDYDYILAFPTAGGHMQEDHLDGVLFDHLMLEGEQKAHISNYADLTTLLTSADLKWEVPHDMVEWIWIHMAINAGVTSTAARSGNLENPEELALNLMNSSSELSLAIKAIREALKVVEARGVNLKLYKAELLPYKIPAWIAGKAMKVMFAKNELTRKIMTLHNDKQDIFYCCQSVYQTGQELGVKMPILEANMKGISI; from the coding sequence GTGAAAATAGCGATTCTAGGACTTGGAGTCATCGGGACCACTTATGCCTACGCCTTCCAAAAAGCAGGCCATCAAGTGGAACACGTACTGAGAGATAGTAAGAAAAGCACTGCTCCGAAGGAGTTGTCGGTTGATCTACTAGATGGTCGCTATCATTCCAAAGGTGAAAATAAACACGACACCTATGAGGTTCATGTGGCAGAAGCTGATTCAGAATATGATTTTATTTTTCTGAGTGTGCGACATGGGTTTGTCAAAGAAGCTGTGGAGACCTTGCGAAAAAATAATATCAAAGGTACCCTTGTTTTCTTCTGCAATTTCTGGGATACTCGAAAAGAGGTCCAAGAGTGGGCAGGGGATTACGACTATATTCTGGCCTTTCCGACAGCTGGAGGTCACATGCAGGAGGACCATTTGGATGGTGTCTTGTTTGACCATTTAATGCTAGAAGGTGAGCAAAAAGCACACATTTCTAACTATGCTGATCTGACGACTTTGCTGACTTCTGCAGATTTGAAGTGGGAAGTGCCTCATGATATGGTCGAGTGGATTTGGATTCACATGGCGATTAACGCAGGTGTTACTTCGACAGCTGCGCGTTCGGGAAATCTGGAAAATCCAGAAGAATTGGCTTTAAACTTAATGAATAGTTCTTCAGAATTGTCATTGGCTATCAAGGCCATTCGAGAGGCTTTGAAAGTCGTAGAAGCGCGTGGCGTGAATTTGAAGCTTTATAAGGCAGAACTCTTACCCTACAAAATTCCAGCTTGGATAGCTGGCAAAGCCATGAAAGTCATGTTTGCGAAAAATGAGCTAACCCGAAAAATCATGACCTTGCACAATGACAAACAAGACATCTTCTATTGTTGTCAAAGTGTCTATCAGACTGGTCAAGAGTTAGGTGTGAAGATGCCTATTCTGGAAGCAAATATGAAGGGCATTTCGATTTAG
- the purK gene encoding 5-(carboxyamino)imidazole ribonucleotide synthase, with the protein MSSTKTIGIIGGGQLGQMMAISAIYMGHKVIALDPAADCPASRVAEIIIAPYDDVDALRQLADRCDVLTYEFENVDADGLDAVIKEGQLPQGTDLLRISQNRIFEKDFLSNKAQVTVAPYKIVTSSQDLADIDLSKNYVLKTATGGYDGHGQKVIRSEADLEEAYALANSADCVLEEFVNFDLEISVIVSGNGKDVTVFPVQENIHRNNILSKTIVPARISDSLAEKAKAMAVRIAEQLNLSGTLCVEMFATADDIIVNEIAPRPHNSGHYSIEACDFSQFDTHILGVLRAPLPAIHLHAPAVMLNVLGQHVEAAETYVTENPSAHLHLYGKLEAKHNRKMGHVTLFSDMPDKVEEFGKGIDF; encoded by the coding sequence ATGAGCTCAACTAAAACCATTGGGATCATCGGTGGTGGTCAACTCGGTCAGATGATGGCGATCTCAGCTATCTACATGGGACACAAGGTTATTGCCTTGGATCCAGCAGCTGATTGCCCAGCCTCTCGTGTGGCGGAAATCATCATAGCTCCTTACGACGACGTGGATGCCCTTCGTCAGTTGGCAGATCGCTGTGATGTTCTCACTTATGAATTTGAAAATGTGGATGCTGATGGTTTGGATGCTGTTATCAAAGAAGGACAGCTTCCACAAGGGACAGACCTGCTTCGTATCTCCCAAAACCGGATTTTTGAGAAGGACTTTCTTTCCAACAAGGCCCAAGTCACTGTAGCACCATATAAGATCGTGACCTCAAGCCAAGATTTGGCAGATATCGATCTGTCGAAAAACTATGTCCTCAAGACGGCGACCGGTGGTTACGATGGCCATGGTCAGAAGGTCATTCGCTCAGAAGCAGACTTGGAAGAAGCCTATGCGTTAGCTAATTCAGCAGACTGCGTTTTAGAAGAATTTGTCAACTTTGACCTTGAAATTTCTGTCATTGTGTCAGGTAACGGCAAGGACGTGACAGTCTTCCCCGTTCAGGAAAATATCCACCGTAACAACATTCTTTCAAAAACCATTGTGCCTGCTCGCATTTCTGACAGTCTAGCTGAAAAAGCTAAAGCCATGGCAGTGCGAATCGCTGAACAACTCAACTTGTCTGGAACGCTTTGCGTAGAAATGTTTGCGACAGCAGATGACATCATTGTCAACGAAATTGCGCCACGTCCACACAATTCAGGGCATTATTCGATTGAAGCCTGCGACTTCTCCCAGTTTGACACGCACATCTTGGGCGTTCTCAGAGCACCACTCCCAGCAATCCACCTTCATGCGCCTGCTGTCATGCTCAATGTACTTGGCCAACACGTCGAGGCTGCTGAAACATATGTGACAGAAAATCCAAGCGCTCACCTCCACTTATATGGTAAACTAGAAGCAAAGCACAACCGAAAAATGGGACATGTGACTTTGTTTAGTGATATGCCTGATAAGGTTGAGGAATTCGGGAAAGGGATTGATTTTTAA
- the purE gene encoding 5-(carboxyamino)imidazole ribonucleotide mutase, with the protein MKPVISIIMGSKSDWATMQKAAEVLDNFGVAYEKKVVSAHRTPNLMFKHAEEARSRGIKVIIAGAGGAAHLPGMVAAKTTLPVIGVPVKSRALSGVDSLYSIVQMPGGVPVATMAIGEAGATNAALFALRLLSVEDQAIATALADFAEEQGKIAEESTNELN; encoded by the coding sequence ATGAAACCAGTAATTTCCATCATCATGGGCTCAAAATCTGACTGGGCAACCATGCAAAAAGCTGCTGAAGTCCTCGATAACTTCGGTGTCGCTTATGAAAAGAAAGTTGTTTCCGCCCATCGGACGCCCAACCTCATGTTCAAACACGCCGAAGAAGCACGTAGCCGTGGCATCAAGGTCATCATCGCGGGTGCGGGTGGCGCAGCTCACTTGCCAGGGATGGTCGCAGCTAAAACGACCCTTCCGGTTATCGGCGTACCCGTCAAATCACGTGCCCTTAGCGGTGTAGATTCACTTTATTCCATCGTTCAGATGCCAGGTGGAGTGCCTGTCGCAACTATGGCGATCGGTGAAGCAGGTGCGACTAACGCGGCCCTCTTTGCCCTCCGCCTTCTTTCGGTAGAGGACCAGGCTATTGCGACAGCGTTAGCGGATTTCGCAGAAGAACAAGGAAAAATCGCAGAGGAGTCTACAAATGAGCTCAACTAA
- the purD gene encoding phosphoribosylamine--glycine ligase translates to MKLLVVGSGGREHAIAKKLLESTNVEQVFVAPGNDGMRLDGLDLINIGISEHSKLIDFAKANDIAWTFIGPDDALAAGIVDDFNAAGLKAFGPTKVAAELEWSKDFAKEIMVKYDVPTAAYGTFSDFEEAKAYIEEKGAPIVVKADGLALGKGVVVAETVEQAVEAAQEMLLDNKFGDSGARVVIEEFLDGEEFSLFAFVNGDKFYIMPTAQDHKRAYDGDKGPNTGGMGAYAPVPHLPQSVVDTAVDTIVKPVLEGMIKEGRPYLGVLYAGLILTADGPKVIEFNARFGDPETQIILPRLTSDFAQNITDILDGKEPAITWTNKGVTLGVVVASNGYPLAYEKGVKLPAKTDGDIITYYAGAKFAENGQDLLSNGGRVYMLVTTADTVKDGQNIIYNELNKQNTEGLFYRNDIGSKAIK, encoded by the coding sequence ATGAAACTTTTGGTTGTTGGTTCTGGCGGTCGTGAGCATGCGATTGCTAAGAAATTGTTGGAGTCTACAAACGTTGAGCAGGTTTTTGTGGCTCCTGGTAATGATGGGATGCGATTAGACGGTCTTGATTTGATCAATATCGGAATTTCCGAACATTCTAAGCTGATTGACTTCGCAAAAGCGAACGATATTGCTTGGACCTTTATCGGTCCAGATGATGCCCTTGCAGCTGGTATCGTGGATGATTTCAATGCAGCTGGTCTCAAGGCTTTTGGTCCGACCAAGGTTGCGGCTGAGCTGGAGTGGTCTAAGGATTTTGCTAAGGAAATCATGGTCAAATACGACGTTCCGACAGCAGCCTATGGAACCTTTTCAGATTTCGAGGAAGCCAAGGCTTACATCGAGGAAAAAGGCGCTCCAATCGTGGTCAAGGCAGACGGCTTGGCCCTTGGGAAAGGTGTCGTCGTTGCGGAGACAGTTGAGCAAGCCGTTGAAGCCGCTCAGGAGATGCTTTTGGACAATAAATTCGGTGATTCAGGTGCGCGTGTGGTCATCGAGGAATTCCTTGACGGGGAAGAGTTCTCTCTCTTTGCCTTTGTCAATGGGGACAAGTTCTACATTATGCCAACAGCTCAGGACCACAAACGTGCCTACGATGGTGACAAGGGTCCTAACACTGGTGGGATGGGTGCCTATGCGCCAGTTCCTCACTTGCCACAGAGCGTGGTTGACACAGCGGTTGACACCATTGTCAAGCCAGTTCTTGAAGGCATGATCAAAGAAGGGCGTCCGTACCTAGGTGTCCTTTACGCGGGGCTTATCTTGACAGCTGATGGACCGAAAGTCATCGAGTTCAACGCTCGTTTTGGAGATCCTGAAACGCAAATCATCTTGCCTCGTTTGACATCTGACTTTGCACAAAACATCACTGATATTTTGGATGGCAAAGAGCCAGCCATCACGTGGACGAACAAGGGTGTGACACTAGGCGTGGTTGTGGCCTCAAACGGCTACCCACTCGCTTATGAGAAGGGTGTCAAACTTCCAGCCAAGACAGATGGTGACATCATCACTTACTATGCTGGTGCCAAATTCGCTGAAAACGGGCAAGACCTTCTCTCAAACGGAGGACGTGTCTACATGCTCGTCACAACAGCAGATACCGTCAAAGACGGCCAAAACATTATCTACAACGAACTCAACAAACAAAACACAGAAGGCCTCTTCTATCGAAATGATATCGGTAGCAAGGCGATAAAGTAG
- a CDS encoding GBS Bsp-like repeat-containing protein, whose protein sequence is MQTIKKIIVLTCATWGMQTSFAHADQATNAIYAEKGQLMIHLGNVPDKYHKIQVPIWSDQNGQDDLIWYPVERSDKGFDLQVPLTNHSDQAGLYHVHVYGVEANEQLTGLYPLTTSVQQKDLASSQPKITITPNSSQEFVVDLKLFEDVDEIVFPIWSEENGQDDLVWYPSKKIAPGHFQLRFQAQKHKGSGLFHLHVYQKSQGQLKGLFPTSFQVEKAKPKLTPLATHPGNTYPIGECTWGAKELAPWAHNWWGNGGMWAASARAAGFRTGDTPEVGAIACWDNGGYGHVALVTDVEHDQKIQIQEANYNGHRYIDNFRGWFDPTNPIWGTVTYIYPD, encoded by the coding sequence ATGCAAACGATCAAAAAAATTATCGTACTGACTTGTGCGACATGGGGGATGCAAACCTCTTTTGCTCATGCAGATCAAGCGACCAATGCTATCTATGCCGAAAAAGGGCAGCTGATGATTCATCTTGGAAATGTCCCGGATAAGTATCATAAGATCCAAGTTCCCATCTGGTCTGACCAAAATGGCCAAGATGACCTGATTTGGTATCCTGTAGAACGCAGTGACAAGGGATTTGACCTACAAGTGCCATTGACCAATCATTCTGATCAAGCTGGACTTTATCATGTCCATGTCTATGGGGTGGAGGCAAATGAACAGTTAACCGGTCTTTACCCTCTCACGACCAGTGTCCAGCAAAAAGACCTCGCCTCCTCCCAGCCCAAAATCACGATCACACCCAACTCTTCACAAGAATTTGTGGTAGACCTAAAGTTGTTCGAAGACGTTGACGAGATTGTATTCCCCATCTGGTCAGAAGAAAACGGGCAGGATGATCTGGTCTGGTATCCTTCAAAGAAGATTGCACCTGGACATTTCCAACTGCGCTTTCAGGCTCAAAAACACAAGGGAAGCGGGTTATTTCACCTACATGTCTATCAGAAAAGCCAGGGACAACTAAAAGGGCTATTCCCCACTAGCTTTCAAGTGGAAAAGGCAAAGCCAAAGCTCACTCCACTTGCGACACACCCGGGAAATACCTACCCCATTGGTGAGTGCACCTGGGGAGCCAAAGAATTAGCCCCTTGGGCCCATAACTGGTGGGGAAACGGTGGCATGTGGGCAGCTAGTGCACGCGCTGCGGGATTCCGGACAGGAGACACTCCAGAGGTCGGTGCCATCGCCTGTTGGGACAATGGGGGATATGGCCATGTCGCCTTGGTTACGGACGTCGAACATGACCAAAAAATTCAGATCCAAGAGGCTAACTACAACGGCCATCGCTATATCGACAACTTCCGGGGTTGGTTCGATCCAACCAACCCCATCTGGGGAACCGTCACCTACATCTACCCAGATTAA
- the purH gene encoding bifunctional phosphoribosylaminoimidazolecarboxamide formyltransferase/IMP cyclohydrolase — protein MTKRALISVSDKAGIVEFAQELKKLGWDIISTGGTKIALDNAGVDTIAIDDVTGFPEMMDGRVKTLHPNIHGGLLARRDLDSHLEAAKDNNIELIDLVVVNLYPFKETILKPDVTYADAVENIDIGGPSMLRSAAKNHASVTVVVDPADYAVVLDELAANGETSYETRQRLAAKVFRHTAAYDALIAEYFTAQVGEEKPEKLTLTYDLKQPMRYGENPQQDADFYQKALPTDYSIASAKQLNGKELSFNNIRDADAAIRIIRDFKDRPTVVALKHMNPCGIGQADDIETAWDYAYESDPVSIFGGIVVLNREVDAATAKKMHGVFLEIIIAPSYTDEALEILTTKKKNLRILELPFDAQDASEVEAEYTGVVGGLLVQNQDVVKESPADWQVVTKRQPTETEATALEFAWKAIKYVKSNGIIVTNDHMTLGVGPGQTNRVASVRIAIDQAKDRLDGAVLASDAFFPFADNVEEIAKAGIKAIIQPGGSVRDQESIEAADKHGLTMIFTGVRHFRH, from the coding sequence ATGACTAAACGCGCACTAATTAGTGTTTCAGACAAAGCGGGTATTGTTGAATTTGCCCAAGAACTCAAAAAACTCGGTTGGGACATCATCTCAACAGGTGGGACTAAAATTGCCCTTGACAATGCTGGGGTAGATACCATTGCCATCGACGATGTGACTGGTTTCCCAGAAATGATGGACGGTCGTGTGAAGACTCTTCATCCAAATATCCACGGTGGTCTGCTCGCTCGTCGTGACCTCGATAGTCACCTAGAGGCTGCTAAGGACAATAATATCGAGTTGATCGACCTTGTTGTGGTCAACCTTTACCCATTCAAGGAAACGATTCTCAAACCAGACGTAACTTACGCTGACGCGGTTGAAAACATCGATATCGGTGGACCATCCATGCTTCGTTCAGCAGCGAAAAACCACGCTAGCGTAACGGTTGTGGTAGACCCTGCTGACTATGCTGTGGTGCTTGACGAATTGGCAGCAAACGGCGAAACAAGTTACGAAACTCGCCAACGTTTGGCAGCGAAAGTCTTCCGTCATACAGCAGCCTATGATGCTTTGATCGCAGAATATTTCACTGCTCAAGTGGGTGAAGAAAAACCTGAAAAACTCACTTTGACTTATGATCTTAAGCAACCAATGCGTTACGGGGAAAATCCTCAACAAGATGCAGACTTCTACCAAAAAGCTTTGCCAACGGATTACTCCATCGCTTCCGCTAAACAGCTGAACGGGAAAGAATTATCCTTCAACAATATCCGTGACGCTGATGCCGCTATCCGGATCATCCGTGATTTCAAAGACCGTCCAACTGTTGTGGCCCTCAAACACATGAACCCATGTGGGATCGGTCAAGCTGACGACATCGAAACTGCTTGGGACTATGCTTATGAGTCTGATCCAGTATCGATCTTCGGTGGAATCGTGGTTCTCAACCGTGAGGTAGATGCTGCGACAGCTAAGAAGATGCATGGCGTTTTCCTCGAAATCATCATCGCGCCAAGCTATACAGATGAAGCGCTTGAAATCTTGACAACCAAGAAGAAAAACTTGCGTATCCTTGAGTTGCCATTTGACGCTCAAGATGCTAGCGAAGTGGAAGCAGAATACACTGGTGTTGTTGGTGGTCTCCTCGTTCAAAACCAAGACGTGGTGAAAGAAAGCCCAGCTGACTGGCAAGTGGTGACGAAACGCCAACCAACTGAGACAGAAGCGACAGCTCTTGAGTTTGCTTGGAAAGCTATCAAGTATGTGAAATCAAATGGTATCATCGTGACCAACGACCACATGACACTTGGTGTTGGCCCAGGTCAAACCAATCGTGTGGCTTCAGTCCGTATCGCTATTGATCAAGCTAAAGACCGTCTTGACGGCGCTGTTCTTGCTTCAGATGCCTTCTTCCCATTTGCGGATAACGTGGAAGAAATCGCCAAAGCAGGGATTAAAGCGATCATCCAACCAGGCGGATCAGTCCGTGACCAAGAGTCTATTGAAGCGGCTGATAAACATGGTTTGACAATGATCTTCACAGGAGTCAGACATTTTAGACATTAA
- a CDS encoding GNAT family N-acetyltransferase — MINLKLVDESSFQAVLDLKISEADERARFVAPNVLSLADAWLYRENGDVFPMAIYWNELVVGFLLLEIDKDEAEYFIWRIMIGQQYQGKGYGRKALEALIKEAQMDRACNHIIADYVVGNEKMKYLLTSLGFQETGFIEENNEVAMRLDLKKEE; from the coding sequence ATGATTAATCTGAAGTTAGTAGATGAGAGCAGTTTTCAGGCAGTGCTGGATTTGAAAATATCTGAAGCTGATGAACGAGCACGTTTTGTAGCTCCCAATGTGCTTTCTTTAGCTGACGCATGGCTCTACCGAGAGAATGGGGATGTGTTTCCAATGGCAATCTATTGGAATGAGCTAGTAGTTGGTTTTCTACTGTTGGAAATAGATAAGGATGAGGCAGAATACTTTATCTGGCGGATAATGATTGGCCAGCAGTACCAAGGAAAAGGTTATGGACGAAAAGCCTTGGAAGCTCTGATCAAAGAGGCTCAGATGGATAGAGCTTGCAATCATATTATCGCAGATTATGTAGTTGGAAATGAAAAAATGAAGTACCTGCTGACTAGTTTGGGTTTTCAGGAAACAGGATTTATAGAAGAAAATAACGAAGTCGCTATGCGGTTGGATCTAAAGAAAGAGGAATAG
- the purN gene encoding phosphoribosylglycinamide formyltransferase: MKIAVFASGNGSNFQVIAEQFPVEFVFSDHRDAYVLERAKNLGVVSHAYELKEFDNKAAYEEAIVKLLDEHQIDLVCLAGYMKIVGPTLLAAYEGRIINIHPAYLPEFPGAHGIEDAWNAGVAESGVTIHWVDSGVDTGKVIKQVRVPRLEGDTLDTFETRIHETEYKLYPEVLERLGVERR, encoded by the coding sequence ATGAAAATCGCTGTTTTTGCCTCTGGCAATGGCTCAAACTTTCAGGTGATTGCAGAACAATTTCCAGTAGAATTTGTTTTTTCAGATCATCGTGATGCCTATGTCTTAGAACGGGCCAAAAATCTTGGTGTGGTGAGTCATGCCTATGAACTCAAGGAATTTGACAATAAAGCAGCTTATGAAGAAGCTATCGTCAAACTCTTGGATGAACACCAGATTGACTTGGTTTGTTTGGCGGGTTATATGAAAATCGTTGGCCCAACCTTGCTAGCAGCTTATGAAGGCCGTATCATCAATATTCACCCGGCTTATCTCCCTGAATTTCCAGGTGCTCATGGCATTGAGGATGCTTGGAATGCAGGTGTTGCTGAGAGCGGTGTGACTATTCACTGGGTGGATTCTGGTGTGGATACTGGTAAGGTTATCAAACAAGTCCGCGTGCCGCGCCTTGAAGGGGATACCCTTGATACTTTCGAAACTCGCATCCATGAAACAGAGTACAAACTCTATCCAGAAGTCTTGGAACGTTTGGGAGTGGAGAGAAGGTAA